The Anaerotignum propionicum DSM 1682 sequence AGCTATTTGCGTTGCTGTTTTCCCCTCACAAGCAAGCTCGAATATTCGTTTTACAACAGGTGCTGTCTCTGGATTTTGTATCAGCTTATTTTTTACATTTGAAGACCGCATATAACCATACAACGGCAAAGTGCAAAGATATTCTCCTTTTTGAAACTTAGATTTCTGCACTGCTCGTATTTTCTGGGAAATATCTCGGCTATACATTTCATAAATCAAAGCCTTTAAACCAACATCAACGCTTGCAGTACTACCTTTGTAATTATTGCTATCGTAATCTTCATTGACTGCAATAAACCGTACTCCTAAAAAGGGAAATACTTGGTCAATGTAGTTACCCACTTCGATAAGGTTTCTGCCAAATCTGGAAAAGTCTTTGACCATTACAACATCAATGGTTTTACCAGTCAGCTTAAGTAGTTTATTCAGTGCTGGACGATCAAAAGTTGCTCCGCTGTATCCATCATCAATAAATTCCAAAACCTCAAATCCTTGTAGGTCTTTTTTTGTGGAGATGTAATTTCTAAGTAAATCTCTTTGATTGGAAATGCTGTTACTTTCTCCCTCATTTATATCTTCGTTGGATATTCGTAGATATATCGCTATGGTTTTCATTATGTAGCACCTCCCACAAACTCGGTGAGAAAAGCCAATTCATCAGAAAATTTCCATATGATTTCTACATCGTTATATCCACTGACAATAATTTTGTCAATCATCAATTCAATAAACTCACCACTTAATACTGTAGTATCTTTTTGTCTCCTAAAAGCCTTGATCCACTCATTTTGAGGGGATAATATTTTTTCATCTAATGCCTGTGCTTTTAGCAAGCTATTTTTGGCTTCTTCCAGTTCCTCAGCTTGTTTTAGATAGTCAGACTTCAAGCGGTTGTACTCTACTAGGTCTATGATGCCGTCGTTGTAATTTTCAAACAGGGCAGAACATAACATCAAGTTCTTAGAAATCAACTTTTCCGTATTTTTTAAATCGGTTTTAATCTTTTTCTGTTTAGCTTTGTATTCTTTTGTACTTCTTAACTTTTCAAGTTTATTTTCCAATGAAAAAGTCAACTCTACTTGTGCTCTCAAACTTGAAAGAATTGCATCGGTGAGCTCCGGCTCGCCCAAACATTTTTTACTACATTTAGATAATTTCAAGTTATGTTCATATTGATTACAAAGAAATGTGTATCTTACTGTTCCGATTTTAGAGACCCCTTTGTAACGTATCATTTTTTGCCCACAATCAGCACAGAATATTTTCCCTTTAAAGATATTTTCCTTAAATGGGTATTTCCTACTATAATTATTTTGCTTTGCTATGCTTTCAGACATCTTTTCTAAGTTATGAAAAGTCGCCTCATCAATAATAGGCTCATGTGTACCATAAACCACCACATACTGTTTTTTATCTTTCTTAGTAAGGGGTAACCCGTTGCAAAGGGATTCCACGGTTTTCCCCTGCGTCACATTTCCTGTATAAGTAAAGTTATTTATAATTTGCTTTACCATTTGTCCCTGCCACATCGTAGCTTTTCCCGTTGGAATTTTCTTTGCCTTGTATCTAGAGTTTTGGTAATTATACACCGATGGAGAGGGAATACCCATTTCATTTAGTTTTCTTGCAATTAAAATATAACCAATGCCTTCAGTTTTCCACTTGAAAATTTCCTTTACAATAGGTGCTGTTACAGGGTCGATTATTAAATGGTTTTTCTGATCCGTATTTTTCATATAACCATAGGGAGCAAAGGCACCGATATATTCCCCCTTTTGCTGTTTTTGATGAAGAACAGTAGCCGACTTATGAGATATATCCTTTGCCACCAAGCTATTGACGATATTTTTAAGGGAAGCAACCATATCATCACTGCTACTATTTTTCAGAGTATCATAATGATCGGTGATGGCAACAAAACGTACATTTAAAAACGGAAAAATCTTTTCAAGATAATAACCGGTTTCAATGTAGTTTCTACCAAAACGGGATAAGTCCTTCACTACGATACAATCTATCTTTCGATCTCTCACATCGTCCATCATCTGCTCAAAAGCAGGTCTTTGAAAGTTTGTACCTGTGAAACCGTTATCTTTGTAGACGGAATACAGTTTCATATCCTGTTGAGCATTAACAAACTGCTCCACCATATATTGTTGTGTTTCAATGGTTTCACTCCTGTTTGTGCCACTATCCTCTATAGAAAGACGGATATAAATTGCTGTGTTATAAACGTGTTCTATTGGTTCTAGAATCGCCTGAGCCTTGTTTTTTCTGCTTACTCTTGCCATTATTATACCGCCTCCTTCACTTTGTTTCGGGGCGATATTTCTTTTTCCATACTTTGAATCAAAGAAAGAGCAAGGTCAAAGTTGTACTGATATTTAAAGCTGATCTCAAGCCTTTTATCGTCATAAACCGTTATTTTATCAATGAGGTTGACCGCTATTTTTCGGTCAATGGTGTCAATATTTTGGTAGAGCTTGAATTTCTCTATCCATAAGGTTTCCTGGGTACGATTTAGCACCAGCTTATCAATTTCTTGCTTTAAATTTGTAATTGCCAATTCTGCGGATTGTTGCTTTTCATCATAAACAAACTTCAAACGAAGATACTCATTTTTATCCAGGATACTGTCAGAAAGATTTTCAAAAAGTGCTGTTTTTAAATGCTCATATCGTTTTACCTCATCTTCCTTGCTAATAATTTGAACATTCAGTTTCTTTACATTAGTACTCTTATATGGGAGCGTATCAATGTATTTCAGTATACGTTCCATCTCCACAATGTTTGCTATGTGTTGTCTTAACGCAACTACCACACCTTCCGTAATAGCTCCATCACTGATACGATGGCTTGTGCATTTCTTGGTAGTCCTATTTTTGCCACACATATAGTAAAAATAGGTTTTCCCATTCTTGCACACACTACTGCGAACAAGCTGATTGCCACAATCTGCACAGTAGAGAAGTCCCGAAAAGGTATAAACCTCTGTTTTATTCGGAGCAACCCTTGTATCACTGATTAAGAGTTCATTCACAATGACAAAATTTTCTTTTGTGATAATAGCTTCGTGATTATTTTCAATCCTTATCCATTCATCACTTGGTTTTGTTACCGTCTTTTTCACCTTGTGATTCGGGGTAGTGCGTTTCCCTTGTACCAATGTCCCTACATAAAATTCGTTTTTCAATATACGCCCAATAGCCACAGCCGACCATTTTGCTTTTGCATTGGTTTGGAAACTTGTTTGATACTCCATCCCACAAAATTTTTTATATTCCATAGGGGACAGAATATCCAGTTCGTTCAGCTTGTCGGCTATTCTCTGCTGACTTTGTCCCTCCATTTTCCATTTGAAAATATCACGGACAATATCAGCGGCATAATCATCTATTACAAGTTTATGTCTATCTTCAGGGTGCTTTAAATACCCATAAACAGCAAAAGAGCCAATGAAATCGCCCTTTTTGCGTTTGATTTCCAACTGGCTCCGAACCTTTATCGAAATATCACGCAAGTAAGCATCATTTATCAAACTGAGAAAAGGCAGTAAAATATTATCACTTTGGCTTCGGCCGTTGATACTATCAAAGTTTTCATTGATAGATATTACTCTGATACCCAAAGCAGGAAACACTTGATCTATGTATTTTCCCACTTCCACAAAGTTACGACCAAAGCGTGATAAATCCTTTACCACAATGCAGTTGATAACACCATTCTCTGCATCAGCAATCATTTTCTTAACAGCCGGTCTGTCAAAGTTGACACCACTATAACCGTCATCAACGCGTTCTGAAACAACCTCGATGTCCGGCTTGTCCTTTAGAAAATGATGAATCAAATCTCTTTGATTGCCGATACTGTCGCTTTCTGATTTATCCCCATCTTCTTTCGAAAGACGAAGATAGATACTTGCACGATATTTTGTATCTGTATTTAATTCTTCCATTTTGAAACCTCCATTATGTACCCGAAAAGATCGGAACGATTGCATCGCAATCGACATTTTCAAAAAGAAAATGTACTGAGTAAATGTAATTCCCCAAAAACATTCACAATGGATTTTCAAAGGTCTGCTTATTTGCTTTTAAAGATATCACTTTAAAGCGCTAAAGTCAATATCTTTCCATTGTGCTCAAAAATAATTTACATCGTTGCAAGATAATGCTCCAATCTATCCTCTAAAGTTGCCGATGTATTTTCGGCAAAGGATACCTTTACTACCAAATCACCGCATTTGTAGCAATACGGGTTACCTATCTGCTCAATAAAGCTGCGCAGTCGTTCTTCTTTGGGAAGTGATGTATCCACAACAACATCGTTAATATCTTTGAGTGTGGAACGGTCAACAGTTCTCACATTTACTTTTTTCATTGCTTCAAAATCAATACCATTCATATTTATAACCTCCAAATCTTTTTCTTTTCTTAATCAAATACAACACCATGCCCCACAAGAAGTTATTACCCTGTGGGGACAAGTCTTGCATCTCATTTGATATACAAAGGCATAAAATTTGTGTTTATTCTAAAATAACATCATCTGCCTTTAGTAGTACGTTTTTTATTAATCTGTATCGTATTTTCGGATAATGGGTATCTGAAAGAAGTCAGACCACAGAAGGTGGCTTTTGCAAAGCAAAAGTACTGAAGGATTATCCTACTGCTCGCCCCCAATACGGGAGTATAGAAGTTAGCTTACAGGTTTATTCACCACAAATGATGATGCAGGCTGCATTATTCCGCCGATAGGTGTTATGACAGGTGACTAAGCTGTCCACCATATTCGCAGAATATCCCTTTTACCGTTGGACACGGATTGATGTCTTACTTTACTTGAGATCTTGGCATATTACACAGAACCACTGTTTTTTGAAGTCCATAGACTGATCGCTCATACCCTTTGATGTTATCTTGTTTACAAAGCCAAACGCCTTGCAGGGAGTCTTGACGGTCTTACTTCGGTGCTCACACAAGTAAAGCAAAAACTTCTATACCGATATTCAATTTTCAAGCTGCAACGAGAGAACAAACCTTAGTAAATTTACCCCTCTACTATATAGGACAGAAGTAAGGCAAAAACGTAGGCTATTTTTTAATTATTTTTAATTTTTTTAAAACTTTATTTATCGAAAGACGAACAGCGCCCTCGGAACAACGCTCTTTTCTTGCAATTTCAGTAAAGGAATATCCTAAAATACGATTGAGATAAAATCTTCTTTGCTGAACAGGTGTGCAGCTTTTAATCACATCAACAGCGGATTTCAATTCTTGCCTTTGCATAGCTCTTTCTTCCAAGGATGTTGTGCGAAGGCTATGTAAATATCCAGCAATATCACTTTCCACATCTTCATCAGATGAATGTCTTTCTTTCTCTTTGCGTAAACGCGCAATCTCTTTTCGTTCTTCTTCAAAAAGTTCAAATATTTCAACTGAAACCTTAACCCTGATTTCTTTCCCCTGAGAGTTTGTTATCGTTACATAAAATGACATATCTTTTCCTCCATTATTTGAATTTATTAGGGACAAATTCAAAAATGGAGGGGAACGACAACGAGGGACTATTCTTTTAAATCTGAAAACAGAAAAAAATGCTATATCTTTATGATAAAAAGATATAACACTGTTTAATTTTAAATTATCTATTTTTATTAATACATCATTTGATAAAGTGTAGCTGAATGGCATAAAAATATCTCCGTAAGAGGAGCTATTCTTGCCCTTGGCTGTCATCTTAAGATGGCTGTCATAATTCCTCAATTGCAGCCTATAATGGCATAGAAAAAGGCAGTGTCAGGAGCTTCGTTCAAGCGCCAGCACTACCTCTTTCTTTTTATAATTTTCTTACAGAAAATATCCTTTGCCAGCCTCAGTTTTTAAATCTTTTACAATAATACAAAACAAACCCAACTCAAACAATATCAGTACACTGTCGATCATGAATAGAATATATTATATCATTTCAGATAATCCCTTACTATTCAGTAGCCTAAAACACCCATTTTGCTACTATATATTCGGATCCAAACATAACACTCCGGGTTTCCTTCCATCTCTTGTCAAAGCTACAATAAGGTATTGAGTCTGACGACACCTCTTTTGGACTGATTACGTCTATAATAGAAACCGTCAGCCATCCTTCTTGTTGCAGCGTTCATTTCAGCGAGCTGAACCACTGATATTTCAGGGCGTTCGTGTCACCAAGCAAATTGAATCGGCAATGAGCAATTGGAGCCATTGCCTATGGATAAAAATGCAATTAGAATTGATATCTCAAAAGGAAAAAGCACGATTGCAATCATGCGTTTCTTCTTCTAGATCAAATCATATGATTTTTACTTTAAGACCAAGCTCATAACAATTGTTTGACATGTATAACATCCTATTGATATAAATTCATCATACTAAGCCAAAAAATTACTATGATATGCCATATTGAAATCCTTCTTGTTCTATTGAATCATATTTCCTTTACTGTATTTTATTTATTCTATTTGGTTATAGTACCAACATCTAGTAAAAAATTATTAAAACTGTTCATTTTAAAAAATTGTCTCTCCATTGAATTTTACACTGCTTTTATACCTCACTTTCTACATAATTAAAAATTTTTTCTTTATCAATATTATCTGTAGTAATATCCAAGGCTTTTGCAATAATTAAAATTCCAATCACACTCAAAATTAATCGTAAAATAGAAAATTTCCACCCCATACTACTCGTTTCGAATAAAAACATTGGGACTTTTGTGGTCGACCAAGCTCCAATAAAAACAAATACATTAAAAAAGGATGCTCTCTTTTTAAGTAACGTAACCGCAATAGGAAAAGATACATACAAAGGCCCTGCCGCACAAGAACCTAGCATAAAAGCAAGAACAATACCTTTCACTCGGGAATTCTTACCCATATATTTCATCATTGTTTCTTTTGGAACCCATACATCGAGCAACCCTAATAGAATAAAAACGGGTGGTATGACATATACCATTTCCAAAAGATTTTTCTTGGTTATTACCATAGCTGCATACCCTTCTGAAGGTTGAATGATACACATCAAGGCAATGATAATAATAAGAATAAGCACATATTCGTAGCTTTTTAAAAGATTAGTAGTACTTTTTTTCATTAAAGTATTCCTCCTACTATAAGCGCAGCAATGATGGAAAAAACAAATGCAAAAATATTTCTTTTAATAGCTGTTTTTTTACCAAAGCATGTAATTTCGAGGGGTAGCGTTGCCACCCCTACCATCATTAAAGTTGATATAAACATTGCAATTTGACCATAACCCGCTCCGTTTTCCAAAAGCGAAGCTGCAAGAGGAAACGCTGCAAAGCCAGGAATCAAAGTTATGGACCCTATAATTGCAGCAATACACAACCCTATTCCTCCTGAAGATGCACCTAAAAACTCTGCAATTACTTCTTTATCTAAAATTGCAAGTATAATACCAATCAACAATAAAATTGCTAAAAGCTGAGGAAGCATATTCTGAAGTGACTTCCATGCTTTTTTTAATGCCATTTTTGTTTTCTTCTTGTCTTTACTTGCAGAAATTAACAACAAGGTTCCTGCAATGCCGTAAAACACCATCGTTAACAACAAATCACCTCATTGTTTGTTCATATAATATAGGAAAGACTGAAGCCGCTCTTTTGCCCTAATATCATTGCTACCCTCAAAACTTAAAGAAAGAATTGGTACTTCACATTTT is a genomic window containing:
- a CDS encoding recombinase family protein — encoded protein: MARVSRKNKAQAILEPIEHVYNTAIYIRLSIEDSGTNRSETIETQQYMVEQFVNAQQDMKLYSVYKDNGFTGTNFQRPAFEQMMDDVRDRKIDCIVVKDLSRFGRNYIETGYYLEKIFPFLNVRFVAITDHYDTLKNSSSDDMVASLKNIVNSLVAKDISHKSATVLHQKQQKGEYIGAFAPYGYMKNTDQKNHLIIDPVTAPIVKEIFKWKTEGIGYILIARKLNEMGIPSPSVYNYQNSRYKAKKIPTGKATMWQGQMVKQIINNFTYTGNVTQGKTVESLCNGLPLTKKDKKQYVVVYGTHEPIIDEATFHNLEKMSESIAKQNNYSRKYPFKENIFKGKIFCADCGQKMIRYKGVSKIGTVRYTFLCNQYEHNLKLSKCSKKCLGEPELTDAILSSLRAQVELTFSLENKLEKLRSTKEYKAKQKKIKTDLKNTEKLISKNLMLCSALFENYNDGIIDLVEYNRLKSDYLKQAEELEEAKNSLLKAQALDEKILSPQNEWIKAFRRQKDTTVLSGEFIELMIDKIIVSGYNDVEIIWKFSDELAFLTEFVGGAT
- a CDS encoding permease translates to MKKSTTNLLKSYEYVLILIIIIALMCIIQPSEGYAAMVITKKNLLEMVYVIPPVFILLGLLDVWVPKETMMKYMGKNSRVKGIVLAFMLGSCAAGPLYVSFPIAVTLLKKRASFFNVFVFIGAWSTTKVPMFLFETSSMGWKFSILRLILSVIGILIIAKALDITTDNIDKEKIFNYVESEV
- a CDS encoding recombinase family protein yields the protein MEELNTDTKYRASIYLRLSKEDGDKSESDSIGNQRDLIHHFLKDKPDIEVVSERVDDGYSGVNFDRPAVKKMIADAENGVINCIVVKDLSRFGRNFVEVGKYIDQVFPALGIRVISINENFDSINGRSQSDNILLPFLSLINDAYLRDISIKVRSQLEIKRKKGDFIGSFAVYGYLKHPEDRHKLVIDDYAADIVRDIFKWKMEGQSQQRIADKLNELDILSPMEYKKFCGMEYQTSFQTNAKAKWSAVAIGRILKNEFYVGTLVQGKRTTPNHKVKKTVTKPSDEWIRIENNHEAIITKENFVIVNELLISDTRVAPNKTEVYTFSGLLYCADCGNQLVRSSVCKNGKTYFYYMCGKNRTTKKCTSHRISDGAITEGVVVALRQHIANIVEMERILKYIDTLPYKSTNVKKLNVQIISKEDEVKRYEHLKTALFENLSDSILDKNEYLRLKFVYDEKQQSAELAITNLKQEIDKLVLNRTQETLWIEKFKLYQNIDTIDRKIAVNLIDKITVYDDKRLEISFKYQYNFDLALSLIQSMEKEISPRNKVKEAV
- a CDS encoding RNA polymerase sigma factor, whose product is MPFSYTLSNDVLIKIDNLKLNSVISFYHKDIAFFSVFRFKRIVPRCRSPPFLNLSLINSNNGGKDMSFYVTITNSQGKEIRVKVSVEIFELFEEERKEIARLRKEKERHSSDEDVESDIAGYLHSLRTTSLEERAMQRQELKSAVDVIKSCTPVQQRRFYLNRILGYSFTEIARKERCSEGAVRLSINKVLKKLKIIKK
- a CDS encoding permease; translation: MVFYGIAGTLLLISASKDKKKTKMALKKAWKSLQNMLPQLLAILLLIGIILAILDKEVIAEFLGASSGGIGLCIAAIIGSITLIPGFAAFPLAASLLENGAGYGQIAMFISTLMMVGVATLPLEITCFGKKTAIKRNIFAFVFSIIAALIVGGIL
- a CDS encoding DUF6870 family protein, which gives rise to MNGIDFEAMKKVNVRTVDRSTLKDINDVVVDTSLPKEERLRSFIEQIGNPYCYKCGDLVVKVSFAENTSATLEDRLEHYLATM